Proteins encoded together in one Rhodohalobacter sp. SW132 window:
- a CDS encoding glycosyltransferase family 2 protein: MKTPVLFIVFNRPDLTEKVFQRLAAAKPEQLFLVSDGPREGKKEDEKSCAEVKRILEKITWDCEVHRNYSDKNLGCGIRVASGISWVFEHVDRAIILEDDCLPDPSFFPFCDELLEKYKDDSRVMTVSGRNLQGNRLGVQHSYYYSVYPGTWGWATWRRAWKMYDYHLQLWEGLKETDFPLRITGDEKTATYMRHHFERTYRSDPPKDIQESDYTYTWDYQWVFNCWVQHGLSIIPKKNLISNIGFGKKATHTKDENHEYAALPVSGMEFPLKHPPHKLIDRKADDLHFKMMSKKNNNIQKRTPGIFSRIKNKLTCILRDEN, from the coding sequence ATGAAAACACCTGTTTTATTTATTGTATTCAACCGGCCTGATCTGACTGAAAAGGTATTCCAACGTCTTGCGGCAGCAAAACCCGAACAACTTTTTCTGGTGTCGGACGGACCGAGAGAGGGTAAAAAGGAAGATGAAAAATCCTGTGCAGAGGTAAAGAGAATTCTGGAGAAGATAACATGGGATTGCGAGGTGCACCGAAATTATTCCGATAAGAACCTGGGATGCGGTATTCGCGTTGCATCCGGGATCAGCTGGGTATTTGAACATGTGGACCGGGCCATTATACTTGAAGATGACTGTCTCCCGGATCCAAGCTTTTTTCCATTTTGCGATGAACTGCTGGAAAAGTATAAGGACGATAGCCGGGTGATGACTGTCAGCGGCCGAAACCTTCAGGGAAATCGTTTAGGCGTACAACATAGTTACTATTATTCAGTGTATCCAGGTACCTGGGGTTGGGCTACATGGCGCAGAGCCTGGAAGATGTACGACTATCACTTACAACTCTGGGAAGGGCTGAAAGAAACTGATTTTCCATTGCGTATTACCGGTGATGAGAAAACTGCAACCTACATGAGGCACCATTTTGAGCGAACATACCGAAGTGATCCTCCAAAAGATATTCAGGAATCAGATTACACATATACCTGGGATTACCAATGGGTATTTAATTGTTGGGTACAGCACGGGCTTTCGATAATTCCGAAAAAAAACCTAATTAGTAATATAGGATTTGGAAAGAAGGCCACTCACACCAAAGATGAAAATCATGAATACGCGGCACTTCCTGTTTCAGGAATGGAGTTTCCGTTAAAACATCCTCCACATAAACTTATTGATAGGAAAGCAGATGATCTTCATTTTAAGATGATGAGCAAAAAAAATAACAATATCCAAAAGAGAACGCCTGGTATTTTTTCGAGGATAAAAAATAAACTAACTTGTATTCTCCGTGATGAGAATTAA